In one window of Thermodesulfobacteriota bacterium DNA:
- a CDS encoding DUF116 domain-containing protein — protein MADGRTHGGTHGIGRGSAGSVSYRPGRSLFAGLVLLLAFAAATFGFLLWYVPTVGLRNIHPALPWLLGVVTLVLSLAIFGGGAIILNAALRGKVPFYAGWLRWLIMRFYLPVMSMAGALLKMPKIRVEQAFIDLNNQMVRMMARGLKPGRLLILMPHCIQFDNCRIKVTRDVRNCAGCGKCEIGELISLSDEFGVSLFISTGGTVARRKVQEERPDAVIAVACERDLASGLQDAYPLPVLAIVNERPRGYCMETGVAVKDVRQAVIELAGRAP, from the coding sequence TTGGCTGACGGGCGCACGCACGGAGGGACGCATGGCATAGGTCGCGGGAGCGCCGGGAGCGTTTCCTACAGACCCGGGCGGAGCCTCTTCGCGGGCCTTGTCTTGCTCCTTGCATTTGCGGCGGCGACCTTCGGCTTTCTCCTGTGGTATGTGCCGACCGTGGGCCTCAGGAACATCCACCCGGCGCTTCCCTGGCTCCTGGGCGTCGTAACGCTCGTACTTTCGCTTGCCATCTTCGGCGGCGGCGCCATCATACTCAATGCCGCGCTCCGGGGCAAGGTCCCCTTCTACGCCGGGTGGCTCCGCTGGCTCATAATGAGGTTCTATCTCCCGGTCATGTCCATGGCCGGGGCGCTCCTCAAGATGCCGAAGATACGGGTCGAGCAGGCCTTCATAGATCTCAACAACCAGATGGTCAGGATGATGGCCAGGGGCTTGAAACCAGGGCGCCTCCTCATACTCATGCCCCACTGCATACAGTTCGACAACTGCAGGATAAAGGTAACGAGGGACGTAAGGAACTGCGCCGGCTGCGGAAAGTGCGAGATAGGAGAGCTCATTTCGCTAAGCGACGAGTTCGGCGTCAGCCTCTTCATCTCGACCGGCGGCACCGTCGCAAGGAGAAAAGTCCAGGAGGAGAGGCCGGACGCGGTCATAGCGGTCGCATGCGAGAGGGACCTCGCGAGCGGCCTTCAGGACGCATATCCCCTTCCGGTCCTGGCCATAGTGAACGAAAGGCCCCGCGGCTACTGCATGGAGACCGGGGTCGCGGTCAAAGACGTGCGGCAGGCCGTCATAGAGCTTGCAGGCCGGGCCCCTTAG
- the htpX gene encoding zinc metalloprotease HtpX, which yields MNYLKTAALLAVLTALLIFLGDMLGGRQGAVLALVFAGAMNFGAYWWSDRIVLRMYNARRVDEGSAPGLYSIVAELAGRAGMPVPAVYVIENDTPNAFATGRNPDHAAVAVTTGIVRILEREELEGVIAHELSHVRHRDILISSIAATIAGAIILLARLAYFSAIFGGRRGRGGNPLALLVMMIVAPIAAMIVRLAVSRSREYGADDGGAGLTNPLYLASALRKLEYQNRSHPMQVNDATAHLFIVNPLSGQSFARLFSTHPPIAERVRRLEGKAAGM from the coding sequence ATGAATTATTTGAAGACAGCCGCCCTTTTAGCGGTGCTTACAGCCTTGTTGATCTTTCTGGGAGACATGCTCGGCGGACGCCAGGGCGCGGTCCTCGCGCTCGTCTTCGCGGGAGCCATGAACTTCGGTGCCTACTGGTGGAGCGACAGGATAGTCCTTCGGATGTATAATGCAAGGAGGGTGGACGAGGGGAGCGCGCCCGGACTCTATAGCATAGTGGCGGAGCTTGCGGGAAGGGCCGGGATGCCGGTGCCGGCGGTCTATGTAATAGAGAACGACACCCCGAACGCCTTTGCGACCGGCCGGAACCCTGACCACGCCGCGGTGGCCGTGACCACCGGCATCGTGAGGATACTCGAAAGGGAGGAGCTCGAAGGGGTAATAGCGCACGAGCTTTCGCACGTAAGGCACCGGGACATACTCATCTCATCAATCGCGGCGACCATCGCCGGCGCCATAATCCTTCTTGCGCGCCTCGCGTACTTTTCGGCCATATTCGGCGGGCGGCGCGGACGGGGCGGCAACCCTCTTGCGCTGCTCGTGATGATGATAGTCGCGCCGATTGCCGCGATGATAGTGCGGCTCGCGGTGTCGAGGTCGAGGGAGTACGGCGCCGACGACGGAGGGGCCGGCCTTACGAACCCCCTTTACCTGGCGAGCGCCTTAAGGAAGCTCGAATACCAGAACAGGAGCCATCCCATGCAGGTGAACGACGCCACGGCGCACCTCTTCATCGTGAACCCGCTAAGCGGGCAGTCGTTCGCGAGGCTCTTCTCAACCCACCCGCCCATAGCGGAACGGGTCCGGCGGCTTGAGGGTAAAGCCGCGGGCATGTGA
- a CDS encoding PilZ domain-containing protein, producing the protein MGNLKELARADRFELQILGKLKLEGSSVPAESCLCNTVNISTSGALVETGFIVPKGSLVKYTFTLPGTDRSVEITGEIIRVEPGTDAPRRIRPSGENTRKILRYGIMFLDLNDSDRVAMDEFLTFYKKRNEHQRT; encoded by the coding sequence ATGGGCAACCTGAAGGAGCTGGCGAGGGCGGACAGGTTTGAGCTGCAGATACTCGGCAAGCTCAAGCTCGAAGGGAGCTCCGTTCCGGCGGAATCATGCCTCTGCAACACCGTGAACATAAGCACGAGCGGCGCGCTCGTGGAGACCGGCTTCATCGTCCCCAAGGGCTCCCTCGTGAAGTACACCTTCACCCTGCCCGGCACCGACAGGTCGGTTGAGATAACAGGCGAGATTATTCGCGTGGAGCCCGGGACGGATGCGCCGAGGAGGATACGGCCCTCGGGCGAAAACACGAGGAAGATACTCCGCTACGGCATCATGTTCCTCGACCTTAACGACTCTGACAGGGTCGCGATGGACGAATTCCTGACCTTCTACAAGAAAAGGAACGAGCACCAGAGGACCTGA
- a CDS encoding tetratricopeptide repeat protein, whose product MGSSNAYDRLLKTTILSLTALILVAPYGCSKAEKEAAAPAEQQQQGQQTADPSDPAKAHFEKGVQHLLKKEYDLAIKEYETVLQYNPRSAEAHNNLGFAYFDTGEFEKAAESQKKAIEIKPDLANAYYGLAMAQEKAGDLIGALESWKSFSDLSQPNSKWWTKAQERIQILENYKSAHGEDAGKPAGH is encoded by the coding sequence ATGGGCAGCTCAAACGCATATGATAGGCTTTTAAAGACGACAATATTGTCCCTGACCGCTCTAATTCTGGTTGCGCCTTACGGCTGCTCCAAGGCCGAGAAGGAAGCCGCCGCTCCCGCGGAACAGCAGCAGCAAGGGCAGCAGACCGCCGACCCTTCCGACCCGGCAAAGGCGCACTTCGAAAAAGGTGTGCAGCATCTCCTTAAAAAGGAATACGACCTCGCAATAAAGGAATACGAGACCGTGCTCCAGTACAATCCCAGGAGCGCCGAGGCCCACAACAACCTCGGGTTCGCTTATTTCGACACCGGGGAGTTTGAAAAGGCCGCGGAGTCCCAGAAGAAGGCGATTGAGATAAAGCCCGACCTCGCAAACGCATACTACGGCCTCGCAATGGCCCAGGAAAAGGCCGGCGACCTTATAGGGGCCCTTGAGAGCTGGAAGTCCTTCTCGGACCTTTCGCAGCCGAACAGCAAGTGGTGGACCAAGGCCCAGGAGCGCATACAGATCCTGGAAAACTACAAGTCAGCCCACGGCGAGGACGCAGGCAAGCCCGCCGGACACTAA
- a CDS encoding adenylosuccinate synthase yields MARNIVIVGAQWGDEGKGKIVDILTESADVVVRFQGGNNAGHTVIVGEEKYIFHLLPSGVLHPGKTCVIGAGVVLDPEVLVKEIELLKAKGMFRPEDLLISKDAHLIMPYHKMLDIAREKLRGAAKIGTTGRGIGPAYEDKVARCGIKCGDLLDADSFRKKLDANLVEKNHFISAILGEEGFEAGQVHEAYMSYAKAIAPFISDTSRFLWSASSKGKKILFEGAQGTLLDIDHGTYPYVTSSSTVAGGAATGSGMGPSRIDKVIGITKAYCTRVGEGPFPTELSGAEAEWLREQGGEYGATTGRPRRCGWFDAVALRYAARVNGLDGLVITKLDVLDKLEKIKVCTGYRYKGKLIDDFPTEGSVLSGCEPVYEEMEGWRAPTQGVTSFERLPGKAQDYVRRLEELSGVEAVIVSVGANRKDAIVMKDPFR; encoded by the coding sequence ATGGCCAGGAACATAGTAATAGTAGGCGCCCAGTGGGGGGACGAGGGCAAGGGGAAGATAGTCGACATACTAACGGAGAGCGCGGACGTGGTCGTCCGCTTCCAGGGCGGGAATAACGCGGGTCATACCGTCATCGTCGGCGAGGAAAAGTACATATTCCACCTCCTTCCGTCCGGCGTGCTCCATCCGGGAAAGACCTGCGTGATCGGCGCGGGCGTGGTGCTAGACCCGGAGGTGCTCGTGAAGGAGATAGAGCTCCTGAAGGCTAAAGGCATGTTCAGGCCCGAGGACCTCCTTATAAGCAAGGACGCGCACCTCATAATGCCCTATCACAAGATGCTCGACATAGCGCGTGAAAAGCTGAGGGGCGCGGCGAAAATTGGCACGACCGGGCGCGGCATCGGCCCGGCCTACGAGGACAAGGTCGCAAGGTGCGGCATTAAGTGCGGAGACCTCCTCGACGCCGACTCATTCAGGAAGAAGCTCGACGCCAACCTCGTCGAGAAGAACCATTTCATAAGCGCCATACTGGGAGAGGAAGGCTTCGAGGCCGGCCAGGTCCATGAGGCGTACATGTCCTATGCAAAGGCTATCGCGCCTTTCATAAGCGATACGTCAAGGTTCCTCTGGTCCGCCTCGTCCAAAGGCAAAAAGATACTCTTCGAGGGCGCCCAGGGCACTCTCCTCGACATAGACCACGGGACGTATCCCTACGTCACGTCCAGCAGCACTGTCGCGGGCGGCGCGGCCACCGGGAGCGGCATGGGGCCTTCAAGGATAGACAAGGTCATAGGCATAACAAAGGCGTACTGCACGAGGGTGGGCGAGGGGCCCTTTCCGACCGAGCTTTCCGGGGCCGAGGCCGAATGGCTCCGCGAGCAGGGCGGCGAGTACGGCGCGACGACCGGCAGGCCGAGGAGGTGCGGCTGGTTCGACGCGGTGGCCTTGCGGTACGCTGCCAGGGTCAACGGGCTTGACGGCCTCGTGATAACCAAGCTCGACGTGCTTGACAAGCTCGAGAAGATAAAGGTCTGCACCGGCTACAGGTACAAGGGGAAGTTGATAGACGACTTCCCGACCGAAGGCTCGGTCCTTTCCGGCTGCGAGCCGGTCTACGAGGAGATGGAGGGCTGGCGCGCGCCCACGCAGGGCGTGACGAGTTTCGAGAGGCTGCCGGGCAAGGCGCAGGATTACGTAAGGCGGCTTGAAGAGCTCTCAGGGGTGGAGGCCGTCATAGTCTCTGTTGGCGCTAACAGGAAAGACGCGATCGTAATGAAAGACCCGTTCAGGTAG
- the hisZ gene encoding ATP phosphoribosyltransferase regulatory subunit, translating to MIDTPTISLPQGVRDILPDEAERIGAVESGILSVFSRYGFRKVITPLLEYADVLSIGAGADLLESVIKFIDPPTGRVIAIRPDITPQIARVAATRMRAHALPLKLCYNESVVRYQDARDGRKREVLQIGAEYISSEASPEDDARMIIMAIEALKSVGLKDFKIDIGDVGFLKKVLESHFDEGSRKAVQGLLEKKDTSGLEALLRGTGSIGAGDKELLMNLTNFYGEEEVIEKAASLTKDPSALASLDYLRSVVEAIASKGLKDWITIDLGEVRGFDYYTGIIFEGFAPGIGKPILSGGRYDSLLEKYGYPCRATGFAFDVEQLSSGLESRPGGK from the coding sequence ATGATAGATACGCCAACCATATCCCTGCCGCAGGGCGTCAGAGACATATTGCCTGACGAGGCCGAGAGGATCGGGGCAGTCGAGTCCGGGATACTCTCGGTTTTCTCAAGGTACGGCTTCAGGAAGGTGATAACGCCGCTCCTCGAGTACGCGGACGTCCTTTCCATCGGGGCAGGGGCCGACCTCCTGGAGAGCGTCATAAAGTTCATAGACCCGCCCACCGGCCGCGTCATAGCCATAAGGCCGGACATAACGCCCCAGATAGCGAGGGTGGCCGCTACCAGGATGCGCGCTCACGCGCTCCCCTTGAAGCTCTGCTATAACGAAAGCGTCGTAAGGTACCAGGACGCGAGGGACGGAAGGAAAAGGGAGGTCCTGCAGATAGGGGCGGAGTACATATCCTCCGAGGCCTCCCCGGAAGACGACGCCAGGATGATTATAATGGCCATCGAGGCCCTTAAGTCCGTGGGCCTCAAGGACTTCAAGATCGACATCGGCGACGTCGGGTTCCTCAAGAAGGTCCTTGAGAGCCATTTTGACGAGGGATCGAGGAAGGCCGTGCAGGGGCTCCTCGAGAAAAAGGACACCTCGGGGCTGGAAGCGCTCCTTCGCGGGACCGGCAGCATAGGCGCGGGCGACAAGGAGCTCCTTATGAACCTCACCAACTTCTACGGCGAGGAAGAGGTCATAGAAAAGGCCGCGTCTCTCACGAAAGACCCTTCGGCCCTTGCATCGCTCGATTACCTGAGGAGCGTCGTTGAGGCGATAGCGTCCAAAGGGCTCAAGGACTGGATAACCATAGACCTAGGCGAGGTCAGGGGCTTCGACTATTACACGGGCATCATATTCGAAGGCTTCGCCCCGGGCATCGGAAAGCCCATACTCTCGGGCGGCAGGTACGACAGCCTGCTTGAGAAGTACGGTTATCCGTGCAGGGCCACCGGCTTCGCCTTCGACGTCGAGCAGCTCTCGTCCGGCCTGGAGTCCAGGCCCGGCGGAAAATGA
- the serA gene encoding phosphoglycerate dehydrogenase codes for MKVLISDSMSSRAVDVLKNTPGLEVDVITNLKPDELKAKIKDYHGLVVRSATKATAEIIEAAENLKVIGRAGTGVDNIDTVAATKKGIVVMNTPGGNTVTTAEHAIAMMMALARKIPQATASMRKGEWEKKKFEGTEITGKTLGILGVGNIGSVVASRALGLRMNVIAYDPFISEEAADKMGIALVTMDELFRRSDFISIHVPLTNETRNVVNADAFRKMKKGVKIINCARGGIVSEADLAQAIKDKIVSGAAMDVFEKEPTPADNPLLNLEEVILTPHLGASTQEAQESVAVAIAEQIVDYLVNGTIRNAVNVPSIPAELLAALGPYISLGEKLGSFQGQILKGGIEEVTIEYSGDVVNYDVAPITIACLKGLLDQVLDMYVNFVNAPFVAKERGIKVVEIKSSRSTDFASSVTIKVGTKDEENVVEGALFGKKEPRIVRIDKFLLDAVPEGYLLLLQNEDKPGVIGNVGTLLAANNINVARLHLGRQAVGGAAVSVWSVDTPISKGLIEKILKLPHMLKADVVEL; via the coding sequence ATGAAGGTACTCATAAGCGACAGCATGTCTTCCAGGGCCGTGGACGTCCTCAAAAACACCCCCGGCCTCGAAGTGGACGTAATAACCAACTTGAAGCCCGATGAGCTCAAGGCGAAGATAAAGGACTACCACGGCCTTGTCGTAAGGAGCGCCACGAAGGCGACCGCCGAGATAATCGAGGCAGCGGAGAACTTGAAGGTCATAGGCCGCGCCGGCACGGGTGTGGACAACATAGACACGGTCGCCGCCACCAAAAAGGGCATAGTCGTCATGAACACCCCTGGCGGCAACACCGTAACTACGGCAGAGCACGCGATCGCCATGATGATGGCGCTTGCTCGGAAGATACCCCAGGCTACCGCTTCCATGAGGAAGGGCGAATGGGAGAAGAAGAAGTTCGAGGGGACCGAAATAACCGGCAAGACCCTCGGCATCCTCGGCGTGGGCAATATCGGGAGCGTCGTCGCGAGCAGGGCCCTGGGCCTCAGGATGAACGTCATAGCCTACGACCCCTTCATATCCGAGGAGGCCGCCGACAAGATGGGCATCGCCCTCGTCACCATGGACGAGCTCTTCAGGAGGAGCGACTTCATCTCCATACACGTGCCGCTTACGAACGAGACCAGGAACGTAGTGAACGCCGACGCCTTCCGGAAGATGAAGAAGGGCGTTAAGATAATAAACTGCGCAAGGGGCGGCATCGTGAGCGAGGCCGACCTCGCCCAGGCCATAAAGGACAAGATAGTCTCGGGCGCGGCAATGGACGTCTTCGAGAAGGAGCCCACCCCGGCCGACAACCCGCTTCTCAACCTCGAAGAGGTTATCCTCACCCCGCACCTCGGCGCATCCACCCAGGAGGCCCAGGAAAGCGTTGCGGTCGCCATAGCCGAGCAGATCGTCGACTACCTCGTGAACGGCACAATAAGGAACGCTGTGAACGTGCCTTCCATCCCGGCCGAGCTCCTCGCTGCCCTCGGGCCCTATATCTCACTCGGCGAGAAGCTCGGGAGCTTCCAGGGGCAGATACTTAAGGGCGGCATTGAGGAGGTCACTATCGAGTACAGCGGCGACGTCGTAAACTATGACGTCGCGCCCATAACAATAGCGTGTCTTAAAGGCCTCCTCGACCAGGTGCTCGACATGTACGTCAATTTCGTGAACGCCCCGTTCGTCGCAAAGGAGCGCGGGATAAAGGTGGTCGAGATAAAGAGCTCGAGGTCCACCGACTTCGCAAGCTCCGTTACCATAAAGGTCGGCACCAAGGACGAGGAGAACGTGGTCGAGGGAGCGCTCTTCGGCAAGAAGGAGCCGCGGATAGTGAGGATAGACAAGTTCCTCCTCGACGCCGTGCCGGAAGGGTACCTCCTCCTTCTCCAGAACGAGGACAAGCCGGGCGTCATCGGGAACGTGGGCACGCTCCTTGCCGCGAACAACATAAACGTCGCCAGGCTCCACCTCGGCAGGCAGGCGGTCGGCGGCGCGGCCGTATCGGTCTGGAGCGTTGATACGCCCATATCCAAGGGCCTGATAGAGAAGATACTCAAGCTCCCCCACATGCTTAAGGCGGACGTGGTGGAGCTCTGA
- a CDS encoding alanine--glyoxylate aminotransferase family protein has product MRKNYLLAPGPTPVPESALLAMAQPIIHHRTPQFSEVFKETAELLKYVFQTKQDVLMLAASGTGAMEGSITNLFSPGDEVVVINGGKFGERWGKISEAYGLKAHWINVEWGKAVDPAVVKKVLDENPKSRAVLVQASETSTTVAHPTKELAALTKDRECLLIVDGITGVGVFDLPMDDWGIDVLVSGSQKAFMLPPGLAFVALSEKAWRFQETAKCPRFYFDFKKERKNLKDNTSAYTPAVSLITGLRQALLMIKEEGLQNVFARHDRLARATRAAAVALGLKLLAPESPSNATTGIFVPEGVEGGKLVKYMRDVMGVTMAGGQDHLKGKIVRVAHLGYVDTFDVVTAVSALEVALNKFGYKAQYGKGVAAALQILAEGYK; this is encoded by the coding sequence ATGAGAAAGAATTACCTTCTGGCGCCCGGCCCTACACCTGTGCCCGAGTCGGCGCTCCTTGCGATGGCCCAGCCCATAATCCACCACAGGACCCCCCAGTTTTCGGAGGTCTTCAAGGAGACGGCCGAGCTCCTTAAATACGTTTTCCAGACCAAACAGGACGTCCTCATGCTGGCCGCCTCCGGGACCGGCGCCATGGAAGGCTCTATCACGAACCTCTTCTCCCCCGGTGACGAGGTGGTCGTAATAAACGGCGGAAAATTCGGCGAGAGGTGGGGGAAGATCTCCGAGGCCTACGGCCTGAAGGCCCACTGGATAAACGTCGAATGGGGCAAGGCAGTTGACCCGGCTGTCGTCAAGAAGGTCCTTGACGAAAACCCGAAGTCACGGGCAGTGCTGGTCCAGGCGAGCGAGACCTCGACGACAGTAGCCCACCCGACAAAGGAGCTTGCGGCCCTTACGAAGGACAGGGAATGCCTTCTCATAGTCGACGGCATAACCGGCGTCGGCGTATTCGACCTCCCGATGGACGATTGGGGCATAGACGTCCTCGTATCCGGCTCGCAGAAGGCGTTCATGCTCCCGCCCGGGCTTGCTTTCGTGGCCCTTTCGGAGAAGGCCTGGAGGTTCCAGGAGACCGCCAAGTGCCCCAGGTTCTATTTCGACTTCAAGAAAGAGAGGAAGAACCTCAAGGACAATACATCTGCATATACCCCGGCCGTCTCCCTCATAACCGGCCTGAGGCAGGCCCTTCTTATGATAAAGGAGGAAGGGCTCCAGAACGTATTCGCGAGGCACGATAGATTAGCCAGGGCCACAAGGGCCGCGGCCGTTGCCCTGGGGCTTAAGCTCCTCGCCCCCGAGAGCCCTTCCAATGCAACCACCGGCATTTTCGTCCCCGAGGGGGTCGAAGGCGGAAAGCTCGTGAAATACATGAGGGACGTCATGGGCGTCACGATGGCCGGCGGCCAGGACCACTTGAAGGGCAAGATAGTCAGGGTCGCGCACCTCGGGTACGTGGACACCTTCGACGTCGTAACGGCCGTCTCGGCCCTTGAAGTAGCCCTCAACAAGTTCGGGTACAAGGCCCAGTACGGGAAGGGTGTTGCTGCCGCCCTTCAAATTCTCGCGGAAGGATACAAGTGA
- a CDS encoding polyprenol monophosphomannose synthase, translated as MPKGVTVVLPTYNERENIGKLVRGILDSVKADVEIIVVDDDSKDLTWKAVEDMNLPSVRVIRRVGENGLTSAIKRGIDESRNETVVWMDADLSMPPEKINDLLACLESRDIAIGSRYVPGGRDMGDSMTARFMSRLLGIIAKTVLNVPVNDMNSGFVATKKRIVKELGLRGDYGEYCLDFLYRAHKKGYSIAEAPYVCVPRLKGVSKTATGLLGFFWRGRKYIYAIMKLRLSRI; from the coding sequence GTGCCAAAAGGCGTAACTGTAGTGCTCCCGACCTATAACGAAAGGGAGAACATAGGGAAGCTCGTCCGCGGGATACTAGATTCCGTAAAGGCCGACGTCGAGATAATAGTCGTTGACGACGACTCGAAAGACCTCACATGGAAGGCGGTGGAGGATATGAACCTGCCTTCGGTCCGGGTCATAAGGAGGGTCGGCGAGAACGGGCTCACCTCGGCGATAAAGCGCGGCATAGACGAAAGCCGCAATGAGACCGTGGTCTGGATGGACGCGGACCTCTCCATGCCGCCGGAGAAGATAAACGACCTCCTGGCCTGCCTTGAGAGCCGCGACATAGCCATAGGCTCGCGGTACGTCCCAGGCGGCAGGGACATGGGGGACTCGATGACCGCGCGCTTCATGAGCCGCCTACTCGGCATAATCGCCAAGACTGTCCTGAATGTCCCGGTGAACGACATGAACAGCGGCTTTGTCGCAACGAAAAAAAGGATAGTCAAGGAGCTCGGGCTGAGGGGCGATTACGGCGAATACTGCCTCGACTTCCTCTACAGGGCCCATAAGAAAGGATATAGCATAGCCGAGGCGCCGTATGTGTGCGTGCCGCGGCTTAAGGGCGTATCCAAGACCGCCACCGGCCTCCTGGGCTTTTTCTGGCGCGGGAGAAAGTACATATACGCCATAATGAAGCTGCGGCTTTCCCGGATATGA
- a CDS encoding DegT/DnrJ/EryC1/StrS family aminotransferase, whose translation MLKRTVQPEDYSFGEKLNVLPGKDPEVKITLKRIPVVEEEGKMIPVCEPTLQGNELKYLKECVETNWISSTGRKIIAFEEAFAEKVGAKYGVSCTNGTTALQLALYVAGIGPGDEVILPTFTMIATANVVTHLGARPVLVDADPYTYTMDPGKVEEKITEKTRAIVPVDIYGHPCDMDPLLEMADKHGLAVIEDAAEAHGAEYRGRKIGSISDASTFSFYANKIITTGEGGMITTDSREFYDKARNIRDHAFSEERHFWHKYVGFNFRMTNLQAAIGLAQVERFEELVGARIRNAALYNSLLRDVPGLRLPPEAEGVKNVFWMYALVVEDEFGMSRDELRKQLADRGIETRTFFIPIHLQPIYHKLFKGESFPVSESLCARGLYLPSSSGLSERDIRHVSAAVREIREAAVS comes from the coding sequence ATGCTTAAAAGAACCGTACAGCCGGAAGATTATTCCTTCGGGGAAAAGCTCAATGTGCTTCCCGGCAAGGACCCGGAGGTAAAGATAACCCTAAAGCGCATCCCGGTTGTCGAGGAAGAGGGGAAGATGATCCCGGTCTGCGAGCCTACACTCCAGGGGAACGAGCTCAAGTACCTGAAGGAGTGCGTGGAGACGAACTGGATATCCTCAACCGGCCGGAAGATAATCGCCTTTGAAGAGGCCTTTGCCGAAAAGGTGGGGGCAAAGTATGGCGTTTCCTGCACCAACGGCACAACGGCCCTCCAGCTCGCCCTCTACGTGGCTGGGATAGGGCCGGGCGACGAGGTGATACTCCCGACCTTTACCATGATAGCCACTGCAAACGTGGTCACTCACCTGGGCGCCAGGCCCGTCCTCGTGGATGCCGACCCGTACACCTATACGATGGACCCAGGCAAAGTCGAGGAGAAGATAACCGAAAAGACCAGGGCCATAGTGCCGGTGGACATCTACGGCCACCCCTGCGACATGGACCCCCTACTTGAGATGGCCGACAAGCACGGCCTCGCGGTCATCGAGGACGCGGCAGAGGCGCACGGCGCGGAATACCGCGGAAGGAAGATAGGCTCCATTTCAGACGCCTCGACTTTCAGCTTCTACGCCAATAAGATAATCACCACCGGCGAGGGCGGCATGATAACGACCGACAGCCGCGAGTTCTACGACAAGGCCAGGAACATAAGGGACCACGCCTTCTCGGAAGAGAGGCACTTCTGGCACAAGTACGTGGGCTTCAACTTCCGGATGACCAACCTCCAGGCCGCGATAGGGCTTGCGCAGGTAGAGCGCTTCGAAGAGCTCGTGGGCGCCCGCATAAGGAACGCAGCGCTTTACAACTCGCTCCTCAGGGACGTCCCGGGCCTGAGATTGCCGCCGGAGGCCGAAGGGGTCAAGAACGTCTTCTGGATGTATGCCCTCGTCGTGGAGGACGAGTTCGGCATGAGCCGCGACGAATTGAGGAAACAGCTTGCGGACAGGGGCATCGAGACGAGGACGTTCTTCATCCCCATACACCTCCAGCCCATATACCACAAGCTATTCAAGGGAGAGTCCTTCCCCGTTTCGGAGTCCCTTTGCGCCAGGGGCCTGTACCTGCCCTCTTCGTCCGGCCTGAGCGAAAGGGACATCAGGCACGTATCTGCCGCCGTCAGAGAGATCAGGGAGGCGGCTGTCAGCTAA
- a CDS encoding class I SAM-dependent methyltransferase, giving the protein MEEYVYKDLYEMEDTYWWFRGQREVLSSLFGKLGISSGTGARKKILDMGCGTGRMLESLAEIGDAYGIDFSPTAIDFCRERNLRKIVRGTGEVLPFADRTFDIVTALGVLCHRGIRDDGATLKELARTIKSGGYLVLSEPAFMFVYGPHDEAQHCRKRYTAGEMKKLTEACGLRVEKLTYFNFFLFPVFVAHRLRKRWSGIESESDVQRISPLLNSLLCILLRLEAGIIGGLTSLPLGSSVVCIARKP; this is encoded by the coding sequence GTGGAAGAATATGTATACAAAGACCTGTACGAGATGGAGGACACGTACTGGTGGTTCAGGGGGCAGAGAGAAGTGCTCTCCTCTCTTTTCGGAAAACTGGGGATCTCTTCGGGAACAGGGGCAAGGAAAAAGATACTGGACATGGGCTGCGGCACAGGGAGGATGCTGGAGAGCCTTGCCGAGATCGGAGACGCCTATGGAATCGACTTTTCACCCACCGCGATAGACTTTTGCAGGGAGCGGAATCTCCGAAAGATCGTCCGGGGCACAGGGGAGGTCCTGCCTTTCGCCGACAGGACCTTTGATATCGTAACCGCACTTGGCGTACTGTGCCATCGCGGCATTCGCGATGACGGGGCAACTCTTAAAGAGCTGGCGCGCACCATAAAGAGCGGCGGATATCTGGTACTGAGCGAACCGGCCTTCATGTTCGTGTACGGCCCGCATGACGAAGCGCAGCACTGCAGAAAAAGGTATACTGCGGGAGAAATGAAGAAACTCACCGAAGCATGCGGACTGAGAGTTGAAAAACTCACTTATTTCAATTTCTTCCTCTTTCCGGTTTTCGTAGCCCACAGGCTCCGCAAAAGATGGAGCGGCATCGAATCGGAATCCGACGTGCAGAGAATAAGCCCTCTGCTCAACAGCCTTCTATGCATCCTGCTCAGGCTTGAGGCTGGCATCATAGGCGGCCTGACGAGCCTTCCGCTCGGAAGCTCCGTCGTCTGCATCGCGAGAAAACCCTAA